The nucleotide window CCGGTCTCTGCCGCAGTTTCCAGCATCCGCAGATCGCACCGGACCTGACCGTGCTGGAGAGCGTTGAGGCGGTTGTCTCCGAAGGCGAGAGCCCTCAGGCCCGACTGAGCGAGGTCGGCCTCTTAAGCCGCGCGAACGAACGCGCAGGAACCCTGCCACCGGCGGCCCTGAAGCATCTCGAAATCGCCCGCGCCCTTGCCGCTGGCGCCTCCGTCCTCGCTCTGGACGAGCCGGCCGCCGGGATGAACGAGGTGGAACGCGCGGAGCTTTCAGCTTTGCTGAAGCGGCTGGCGGATGCGGGCCATGGCATCCTGCTGATCGATCACGCGATGGATTTCCTGCTGCCCCTGGCGGACCGGGTGATCTGCCTCAGTGCCGGACAGGTCGTCGCCGAGGGAATGCCCCGCGACGTTGCCCGTGACCCGGCGGCCATCAGCGCCTATTTCGGGGAGAGCCCGCTGTGAGTGCCGCGCTGCTCTCCTTCCGGAATGTTTCCGTACGGCGCGGCGGCGCGATGGCGGTGCGCAACCTCACTCTCGATGTTGCGCCAGGAGAGATCGTTGCCCTGATCGGCCTGAATGGCGCCGGAAAATCGAGCCTGCTGCGCGCCGCCATGGGCCTGGAAACGCTCACGGATGGAGAAATCCTGTTCCGGGACCAGTCACTCTCTGGCACCGACACACCGGACCGGGCGCGGCTCGGCATCGGCTATTGCCCCGAAGGACGCCGCCTGTTCCCCGGCATGACGGTTTCGGACACCCTGCATGCCGCAATGGCTGCATCGCACGCCGAACGCCTCGGGCGGATTGCCGAACTCGGCGCCCTCTTCCCTTTGCTCGGCACCATCCTCGAACGGGAAAGCTGGAGCCTCAGCGGCGGGCAGCAACAGGTTGTCGCCATAGC belongs to Nisaea sp. and includes:
- a CDS encoding ABC transporter ATP-binding protein, coding for MSAALLSFRNVSVRRGGAMAVRNLTLDVAPGEIVALIGLNGAGKSSLLRAAMGLETLTDGEILFRDQSLSGTDTPDRARLGIGYCPEGRRLFPGMTVSDTLHAAMAASHAERLGRIAELGALFPLLGTILERESWSLSGGQQQVVAIARALMQRPEILLLDEPSLGLAPVICQELFPAIRRLADDGAAVLLAEQSTATALSVADRIAVLHRGTLVLNEPAAALSHERLKTILLSEGEQR